Proteins found in one Pseudomonadota bacterium genomic segment:
- the radA gene encoding DNA repair protein RadA codes for MAKAKTYYVCESCGANTPKWQGQCPSCGAWNTLTEQQRPATSGPAREVGVGYAGEAPQLLKEVTDEAEARRPSGLDELDRVLGGGVVAGSVVLIGGDPGIGKSTLLLQASASLNANASVIYVTGEESLRQVSLRARRLGLAAEELGLLAETAVERILATAREHRPSVLVVDSIQTMHSEALQSAPGAVAQLRETTAALVRFAKQTGTAVFLVGHVTKEGHIAGPRVLEHMVDTVLYFESDAGSRYRIVRAVKNRFGAANEIGVFAMTEQGLRQVRNPSAIFLSRHAEPVAGSAVFVTREGSRPLLGEVQALVDSASHGNPRRLAVGFDQQRLAMLLAVMHRHAGVVCHDQDVFVNIVGGLRVAETAADLAAVAAVLSSLRDQALPTGTVLLGELGLAGEIRPVPFGEERLVAAAKHGFTRAIVPTDNAPRGKAGAIEGLKVAPAGRLEEALDALF; via the coding sequence ATGGCAAAAGCGAAGACCTACTACGTCTGCGAGAGTTGCGGCGCGAACACTCCGAAATGGCAGGGCCAGTGCCCCTCCTGCGGGGCCTGGAACACGCTCACCGAGCAGCAGCGCCCGGCGACCAGCGGCCCGGCGCGCGAGGTGGGCGTAGGGTACGCCGGGGAGGCGCCACAGCTGCTCAAGGAGGTCACCGACGAGGCGGAGGCACGCCGGCCGAGCGGGCTGGACGAACTCGACCGTGTGCTCGGCGGCGGCGTGGTGGCGGGTTCGGTGGTGCTGATCGGAGGTGACCCTGGCATCGGCAAGTCGACGCTGCTGCTGCAGGCGAGCGCTTCCCTTAACGCCAACGCCTCCGTCATCTACGTGACCGGCGAGGAGTCCCTGCGCCAGGTGAGTCTTCGTGCGCGACGCTTGGGGCTGGCGGCGGAGGAGCTCGGGCTGCTGGCGGAAACCGCCGTCGAGCGCATCCTTGCCACGGCCCGTGAACATCGTCCGTCGGTGCTGGTGGTCGACTCCATTCAGACCATGCACAGCGAAGCCCTGCAGTCCGCCCCTGGCGCCGTGGCCCAGCTGCGTGAGACCACGGCGGCCCTGGTGCGCTTCGCCAAGCAGACCGGCACGGCGGTGTTTCTGGTCGGTCATGTCACCAAGGAGGGGCATATCGCGGGGCCTCGTGTGCTCGAGCACATGGTGGATACGGTGCTGTACTTCGAGAGCGACGCCGGCAGTCGCTACCGCATCGTGCGTGCGGTGAAAAACCGTTTCGGCGCGGCTAACGAGATTGGCGTGTTCGCCATGACGGAGCAGGGCCTGCGCCAGGTGCGCAACCCGTCGGCGATCTTCCTCTCGCGCCACGCGGAGCCCGTCGCCGGTAGTGCCGTGTTCGTGACGCGCGAGGGCAGTCGCCCCCTATTGGGCGAGGTGCAGGCGCTGGTGGACAGCGCGTCCCACGGCAACCCGCGGCGCCTGGCGGTGGGTTTCGATCAGCAGCGCCTGGCGATGTTGTTGGCCGTGATGCATCGCCATGCGGGCGTGGTGTGCCATGACCAGGACGTGTTCGTGAACATCGTCGGCGGTCTGCGGGTGGCGGAGACGGCGGCGGATCTGGCCGCGGTGGCCGCGGTGCTGTCGAGCCTGCGCGATCAGGCCCTGCCCACGGGCACGGTGCTGCTGGGCGAGCTGGGCCTCGCCGGGGAGATCCGCCCCGTGCCCTTCGGGGAGGAGCGCCTGGTGGCCGCGGCCAAGCACGGCTTCACCCGGGCGATCGTGCCCACGGACAACGCGCCCCGCGGCAAGGCGGGAGCTATCGAAGGTCTTAAGGTGGCGCCGGCGGGACGGCTGGAAGAGGCGCTCGATGCCCTGTTCTAG
- a CDS encoding Stp1/IreP family PP2C-type Ser/Thr phosphatase, whose product MTLQGKIEHVALTDTGRVREHNEDAIGYDIDLGLFVLADGMGGYNAGEVASSIAVKTTVDLVQNTMPTDRRGEPDPHTGLMLQSITLRDAVRRANKIIHQTARSQEECAGMGTTIVSCLMYDNRLSVAHVGDSRLYRVRQNRFEQLTQDHSLLQELVDRGVVEREEAERKLKRNYVTRALGVEPDIEVAIMEVDAQPDDIFVLCSDGLSDMVEDDDIHLTISTFHTDLGMVGRQLVQLSNDNGGRDNVSVLMVRVLKPFPANRGLLSKVVNWFG is encoded by the coding sequence ATGACGCTTCAGGGAAAGATAGAGCACGTCGCACTCACCGATACCGGTCGTGTACGCGAGCACAACGAAGACGCGATCGGTTACGACATCGATCTCGGCCTCTTCGTGCTCGCCGACGGCATGGGCGGGTACAACGCCGGGGAAGTCGCCAGCAGCATCGCCGTGAAGACCACCGTCGACCTGGTGCAGAACACCATGCCCACGGATCGCCGCGGCGAGCCCGACCCTCATACGGGGCTCATGCTCCAGAGCATCACCCTGCGCGACGCCGTTCGCCGCGCCAACAAGATCATCCACCAGACGGCTCGCAGCCAGGAAGAGTGCGCCGGCATGGGCACCACCATCGTCAGCTGCCTCATGTACGACAACCGTCTGTCCGTCGCCCACGTGGGCGACTCGCGCCTCTACCGGGTGCGCCAGAATCGCTTCGAGCAACTGACCCAGGACCACTCCCTCCTGCAGGAGCTGGTGGACCGCGGCGTCGTGGAGCGCGAGGAAGCCGAGCGCAAGCTCAAACGCAACTACGTCACCCGCGCCCTCGGCGTGGAACCCGACATCGAAGTCGCCATCATGGAAGTCGACGCCCAGCCCGACGACATTTTCGTTCTGTGTTCCGACGGCCTGAGCGATATGGTGGAGGACGATGACATACACTTAACCATAAGCACCTTCCACACGGACTTAGGGATGGTCGGGCGACAGCTCGTACAGCTATCCAACGACAATGGAGGTCGCGACAACGTGTCGGTGCTGATGGTCCGAGTTCTCAAGCCGTTCCCGGCCAATCGGGGACTGCTCAGCAAAGTCGTCAACTGGTTCGGCTGA
- a CDS encoding FHA domain-containing protein → MARLVLCLDGRELAEYNMTKERYTVGRLPDNDIRLDHPGVSGHHALVINILDDSFLEDLNSTNGTTVNGRRIAKHPLQHDDVVRIGRHELRFIDEHEEELDSDEFERTMVLNTMADSPANVEALVKRAVADSASTEKPAPIAPAAPAAAAPPAAASAARNAARALVDDLDDDPTARAKHRMPERKPTPQSEVEASAPPRRRSEDRRAAPAGGALPLGKIQVLSGSFAGKELELKKALTTLGRPGIQVAAISRRAEGYFIVHVESGKANDFPLLNGEPIGPQAHELQDRDVVQLAGVKMGFFLV, encoded by the coding sequence ATGGCAAGACTGGTCCTTTGCCTCGACGGGCGCGAACTCGCCGAGTACAACATGACCAAAGAGCGCTACACGGTCGGTCGCCTGCCGGATAACGACATCCGTCTGGATCACCCGGGTGTGAGCGGCCACCACGCGTTGGTCATCAATATTCTTGACGACTCCTTCCTGGAAGATCTCAACAGCACCAACGGCACCACGGTGAACGGGCGGCGCATCGCCAAGCACCCGCTGCAGCACGATGACGTCGTGCGCATCGGCCGCCACGAACTGCGCTTCATCGACGAGCACGAGGAAGAACTCGACTCGGACGAGTTCGAGCGCACGATGGTGCTGAACACGATGGCCGACTCGCCGGCCAACGTGGAGGCCCTGGTCAAGCGCGCCGTCGCTGACTCCGCCTCCACCGAGAAGCCCGCCCCCATCGCCCCGGCGGCGCCGGCAGCAGCTGCGCCTCCCGCGGCCGCATCGGCGGCGCGCAACGCGGCTCGCGCCCTGGTCGACGACCTCGATGATGATCCCACCGCCCGCGCCAAGCACCGCATGCCCGAGCGCAAACCGACCCCACAGAGCGAGGTCGAGGCGAGCGCCCCGCCCCGTCGACGGTCGGAGGATCGCCGCGCCGCGCCAGCGGGTGGCGCCTTACCGCTGGGCAAGATTCAGGTCCTGAGCGGTTCCTTCGCGGGTAAGGAGCTCGAACTCAAGAAGGCCCTGACCACCCTCGGACGCCCCGGCATCCAGGTGGCCGCCATCTCGCGACGGGCCGAGGGGTACTTCATCGTCCACGTGGAGAGCGGCAAGGCCAACGACTTCCCCTTGCTCAACGGCGAACCGATCGGACCACAGGCCCATGAGCTGCAAGACCGCGACGTCGTGCAGCTGGCGGGCGTGAAGATGGGGTTCTTCCTGGTTTAG